Below is a window of Halogeometricum rufum DNA.
CGTCGTCGCCTGCGTGATGAACGAGAGTTCCACCGGCGTCCGGAACCCCATAGAGGAGATCGGCGACGTCGTCGCCGAGTACCCCGACACCTACTTCGTCGTCGACGCGGTGTCGTCGCTCGGCGGCGACTACGTCGACATCGACGAACACGGCATCGACGTCATCTTCGCGTCGACGCAGAAGGCGTTCGCGATGCCGCCGGGTCTCGCCGTCTGCGTCGTCAGCGACGACGCCTACGACCGCGAACTGGAGAAAGAGTCCGCGTCGTGGTACGGCGGCTTCCAGCGCTCGCTCGACTACTACGACCGGAAGGGCCAGACGCACTCCACGCCGGCCATCCCCATCATGCTCGCCTACCGCAAGCAGATGAAGCACATGCTGGAGGAGGGCCACGAGGGGCGCGACCGGCGGCACCGCGAGATGGCCGAGTACACCCGCGAGTGGGCCCGCGAACACTTCGCCATGTTCCCCGAGGAGGGGTACGAGTCCCAGACGGTGGCCTGCATCGAGAATACGCAGGGCATCGACGTCGCAGCGACCATCGAAGAGGTCTCCGAGCGGTACGACATGGCGTTCTCGAACGGCTACGGGTCGACGCTCGGCGAGAAGACGTTCCGCATCGGTCACATGGGCGAACACGACGTCGAGTCGATACGGCGGCTGACCGACGCCATCGAAGACGTCGCCGGACTGTAACACCGCCCCGCGACCACGTCGCTATATCTCTCCGGCCCCCCTACCACCCCGCATGGCAGGGGACGCCGACGCGGGCGGGGACCTCCGCCGGCGGTTCACCGGACTCGTCGTCGAGAGCCTCGCCGTCGAGCAGGACTACGCGAGCGCCACCGTCGACTGCCGGCGCTGTCCCGAGACGACGCTTCGGTCGGGCGACCGGGTGACCGTGGGGCTGTCGTGTTACGAGGACCACAGCTGGGAGATAACCGGCGTCTACTGCGCTGCCCACGGCGTCGAGTCCGTCGAGGCGGCGATGGCGGTTCGCGCCGAGCGACAGGCGGTGGTCGCCGCCGTGCTGGAGGCCTCGGGCTACCACCCGCCGAGCGGTGACTACCGCCCCGACGCGCTGACGCTGGGCGCGGTCGAACTCCTCGACTTCAGCCCGACCGCGGCGGGGTACTGAGTCCGTCGGCGTCGGCGACGGGTGCCCTCCGGTCGCGTCGGCCGGATACGGACGCCCCCGCGCGGCGTCGCCGGGCGACCGACGCCGGGAGGTCCCCTCACTCCCCCGACAGTTATTAGCGGCTCTCCGACATCCGTGTTGACATGGAACAGAAACGAACTCCGGTCGCGCGGCTGATGACGTCCGGCGTCCACACCGTCACGGCCGACGAGACGGTGGCGGACGCCGCAACGAGGCTGCTGGAGCAGGGCGTCGGCTCGCTCGTCGTCGTCGACGGGGACGACCAACCGGTCGGGATGTTCACGACCACCGACCTCGCCGAGTTCGCGGCCGACACCGCGGCGGGCGACGACGTGACAGTCTCGAAGTACATGACCGAACGGGTCGTCACCATCAGCGTTCGCGACTCGCTGTCGGACGCCGCCGCCCGGATGCTCGGCAACGGCATCCACCACCTCCCGGTCACCGACGACGACGGCGTCGTCGGGATGCTGTCGACGATGGACCTCACCGCCCACTTCTCGTACACGGGCGGGAGCGACATGGTCTGAGTCCGACGCGTGGGGGTCGGTCGCCGCCGGCCGTCCACCGGCCGGCGTCCCCTCGTTCGCCCGGACCGGACGAATGATGGTGCCGGGCCTCGAACGAGGGACGACGTGATACTGGTACTGGACAACGCGGTCGAAGGCGGGTACATGGCCGGCGAAGTCGCCCGTCTGTTGCCCGGAGAGGACGTGGAGACGTACAACTATCCGAACGGCGAGGCCGACCCGTCGTTCGAGGGCGTCGACGGCGTGGTCGTCGGCGGAAGCGGGGCCGGCGTCTACGACGAACCCGACCAGCCGTGGATCACGCGCCAGAAGGCGTACGTCGAGCGCGCTCTCGACGAGGGGATTCCCCTGCTCGGAATCTGCTTCGGCCACCAACTGGTGAACGAGGTTCTCGGGGGTACCGTCGTCGACAGCGGAGAGTCCCGGGGCCGCCTCGTCGAAGCGTCGCTGGCGGACGTCCCCCTGTTCGAGGGCGTCGAGCCCGTCGTTCCGGTCCTCCACTCCGACGTCGTGACCGAACCGGGCGAGGGGATGGACGTCGTGGGGACCGCCGACTACAACGAGTACTTCGCGACGCGTCACCGCGAGCGCCCCGTCTGGACCGTCCAGTACCACCCCGAGTTCACGCCCGAAATCCGCCCGGAGTACAGCGACTACTGGACGGAGACCGAGCACTCGTTCGACGACTCCACGGCGACGCGGACGCTGGAGAACTTCGCGCGGTTCTGTCGGCGACCGGCGACGGCGAGCGACTGAGTCGAGCGACGGCCGAGGGGACCGGCGAGCGGAATCAGACGACTTATCTGGGGTCTCACGAACACACGCGGACGCGACAGTGGCGACCGAGACACCCGAGGACGGAATCCCAGACGACGAACGCGAGGCGTTGCTGACTATCGGTCACGGCGCGGTCGTCACCTCCGGCGGCCAGTCCCTCCAACGAGCGGTGACGACGGCGACCGAGTACGTGCTCGCGCAGGGGTTCGGGCCGGTCGTCTACGGCGTCTACGCGTTCGCGTGGCGAATCACGCAACTGCTGTTTCGGCTCGTGAACTTCGGGTCGGTCCAGACGCTCCAGCGGTACCTCTCGGCCGACGGCGAGGATTCGGACCGACGAGGGCGGGTGGTCGGACTGGCGTATCTGACGACGCTCGTCGTCGGCGTCGGACTCGCCGGCGGGTTGATTCTCGGTAGCGGGTGGCTCAACGACGCGACGGTCTCGCATCCGGACTTCCCGCCGACGGTCGGTCTGTTCGCGGTGCTGGTGGTCCTCGTCGGGGTGGTCAGGGTTCACGCCGGCGTCCTCAGGGCGGTGCGGTCGGCCCGCGGCGAGGTGCTGTTCAACCGCGTCCTCCGCCCGGCAGTCAGACTGGCGGGCGCCGCGGGCGCGGTGGTCGTCGGCTACTCGGTCGTCGGCGTCGCCGGCGCGTTCGTCGTCGGGATGGCCGCCCTCGCGCTCGCGGGGTTCCCGATAGTCGTCTCGGCGACCGGCATCCGACCCGCGCTGGGCGGCCTGCGCGCGGAGGCGCGGCGGTTCTACAACCACTCGGGACCCATCGCGCTGAGCAGCCTCGGCAAGGTGTTCCAGAACCGCGTGGACGTGATGCTGGTGGGGTTCCTGCTGACCGCGAGCGCGGCGGGCGTCTACAACGTCGTGCTCGTCTTGGTGTCGCTGGCGTGGATTCCGCTCCTCTCGTTCAACATGCTCCTGCCGCCGGTCGCGTCGAGGCTGTACGCCGACGACGAGATGGACACGCTCGACGCGGTGTACACGGCGGTGACGCGCCTCATCGTCACCTGCGTCGTCCCGATTCTCGCCGTGCTGGTCGTCTACGGGCGGGCGGTTCTGGCCGCGTTCGGCCCGAACTTCACGGCCGGGTACGTGCCGCTCGTGGTCTACCTCGGCGGCGTGCTGGTCGGGAGCGCCGTCGGTGCGACGGGCTGGCTGCTGATGATGACCGACCACCAGTACGCCCGGATGGCGCTGGACTGGCTGTTGGCCGTGCTGAACACGCTTCTCACGTTCGCGTTCGTCGAGGCGTTCGGCCTGCCGGGGGCGGCGCTCGGCACGGCCGTCGCCATCGCCGTCCAGAACGGCGTTCAGGTCGTCCTCCTGCGGCGCTTCGAGGGGCTGTGGCCGTTCGACGCGACGTTCCTCAAACCGCTCGGCGCCGGCGTCGCGGCGGGAGCGGTGATGCTCCTCCTCCGCGAGACGCTGCCCGGACACGCCGGCGTCGCCGTCGGACTCCTGCTGGGCGCCGCGACGTACGTCGGTACTCTCGTGTCGCTCGGCGTCAACGACCGCGACCGCCTCGTGGTGGGGACGCTGGCCGCCCGGTATCGGCGGGCGATAACCGCGACCGTCCGCGCCCGTCGCTCCCGGCGGTCCCGCGGGGAC
It encodes the following:
- a CDS encoding pyridoxal-phosphate-dependent aminotransferase family protein codes for the protein MTEKREYTDDYPDKTLYIPGPTEVREDVVEEMCQPMFGHRMDRMTDLYTTIVEDTKEFLGTDNDVVVLTASGTEFWEASTLNLVDENILVATCGSFSERHANVAERLGKNVDRLEYDWGQAVKPEDVRDALERSDGEYDVVACVMNESSTGVRNPIEEIGDVVAEYPDTYFVVDAVSSLGGDYVDIDEHGIDVIFASTQKAFAMPPGLAVCVVSDDAYDRELEKESASWYGGFQRSLDYYDRKGQTHSTPAIPIMLAYRKQMKHMLEEGHEGRDRRHREMAEYTREWAREHFAMFPEEGYESQTVACIENTQGIDVAATIEEVSERYDMAFSNGYGSTLGEKTFRIGHMGEHDVESIRRLTDAIEDVAGL
- a CDS encoding CBS domain-containing protein produces the protein MEQKRTPVARLMTSGVHTVTADETVADAATRLLEQGVGSLVVVDGDDQPVGMFTTTDLAEFAADTAAGDDVTVSKYMTERVVTISVRDSLSDAAARMLGNGIHHLPVTDDDGVVGMLSTMDLTAHFSYTGGSDMV
- a CDS encoding lipopolysaccharide biosynthesis protein, with the protein product MATETPEDGIPDDEREALLTIGHGAVVTSGGQSLQRAVTTATEYVLAQGFGPVVYGVYAFAWRITQLLFRLVNFGSVQTLQRYLSADGEDSDRRGRVVGLAYLTTLVVGVGLAGGLILGSGWLNDATVSHPDFPPTVGLFAVLVVLVGVVRVHAGVLRAVRSARGEVLFNRVLRPAVRLAGAAGAVVVGYSVVGVAGAFVVGMAALALAGFPIVVSATGIRPALGGLRAEARRFYNHSGPIALSSLGKVFQNRVDVMLVGFLLTASAAGVYNVVLVLVSLAWIPLLSFNMLLPPVASRLYADDEMDTLDAVYTAVTRLIVTCVVPILAVLVVYGRAVLAAFGPNFTAGYVPLVVYLGGVLVGSAVGATGWLLMMTDHQYARMALDWLLAVLNTLLTFAFVEAFGLPGAALGTAVAIAVQNGVQVVLLRRFEGLWPFDATFLKPLGAGVAAGAVMLLLRETLPGHAGVAVGLLLGAATYVGTLVSLGVNDRDRLVVGTLAARYRRAITATVRARRSRRSRGD
- a CDS encoding type 1 glutamine amidotransferase, with translation MILVLDNAVEGGYMAGEVARLLPGEDVETYNYPNGEADPSFEGVDGVVVGGSGAGVYDEPDQPWITRQKAYVERALDEGIPLLGICFGHQLVNEVLGGTVVDSGESRGRLVEASLADVPLFEGVEPVVPVLHSDVVTEPGEGMDVVGTADYNEYFATRHRERPVWTVQYHPEFTPEIRPEYSDYWTETEHSFDDSTATRTLENFARFCRRPATASD